Part of the Plasmodium falciparum 3D7 genome assembly, chromosome: 10 genome, AATGTTATACACATACAACCAAAGggaataaattattttgataaatCCATTCAAGTGGATCTTTtggaaaataatgaaatataccTGTTAGATAatcatataaacaaaaaaataaataaaatggaaaaaaaggaaaatatagaaaaaatggaaaatatagaaaaattgggaaatataaaaaaaacatcatTGTGTTATAGCACTGAAGACAAAAGTGAAGGCGATTCAAAGAGTCATCATAAGAACAAGATAAAACATACGAACGATACAAGTATACacaatgatgataaaaaaaaagaaataaaaggaggaaacaaaaacaatgaaataaataaaaatcttGAAGAGAATTACAATAAACAAAATggtcatcataattatatatacgatgaaaataatacaacgtttaattataatgataataagaataatagtGTTTATGTAGAACACAATGATAATAGGTTCAATGCATACAATAACTCAACACATCTAAAAAGTATGaatgtagaaaaaaaaaaagacgagatattaaaaagttctagttttctatattttcttGAGAATAGTAGTAAGATTGTAGAGCGTGTTTTAGGAGAACAAGATTTATTTGATTGTACATAtacttatgataataatgatatgttAGAAAATACACAAGATGtggataaattaaaattgatgaatacatattattgtaaaaaatatataaatggtCGTGGTATAACAGACGTACGaacatcaaatatatataatgaattatttttagCATCATATGGATTATCAGAATGTAGTAATTGTATAGAACCTGAAggatatgttttattatggAATGTTACTATGAAGAACAGACCTGAATATGTATTTACCTCAGAATCTAGTGTATGTACAGCTTTGTTTAATAAATTTCATCCACATTTAATTATAGGTGGTACATATACAGGTAATGTGGTTTTATGGGATATAAGAGCTAGCCTTAAACCAATACAACAAACATTACTTACATCCCAGGGGCATATGCATTCTATATATTGTGCTGAAATAATAGGAACACAAAATTCTCATAATTTAATAACAGCAGATACTGACGGGAGGTTATGTAATTGGTCCTTAAGTATGTTTACATATCCATCTAATACAatagatttaaaaaaaggaaaccGAGAAATATCTTGCACAACGTTTGCATTTCCTGAAGGtgatataaatacattatatgGAGGAACAGAAGATGGAACATTATTTCAAGCACAAATACATGGTATGAAAGTAGGTATAATTAATTCAGATATTATACATGACGGACCTATAACATCAGCACAATTTCATCCTTCACTTGACGAAatgaatgataataatgatttaatattaaCAAGTTCGGTAGATTGGACATGCCAATTATTgagtataaaaaatattaagaatCCTTTGATTGTTTTTGATTCTTTTGAGGATTATATTATGGATATAAAATGGAGTCCGACACATCCTGCTCTTTTTTCAACATGTAGTAGTAAtggtaaaataaaattatggaATATTTTGTATGATACTGAATCCTCATTTTATGAGGCTTCTTTAGATAATTCTTCTACAAATAAATTAGCTTGGTCACATGATGGAAAAAGACTTATAGCTGCTGATACTCAGGGATGCCTGACCCTATGGAATGCATCCTCAGAAATATATCAGCCTAAATTTGAAGACCTCAACAAATTTGATGAGCACATGCAAACATTGAAGGCTGAGCGCATTGCCGACACGACATCAGAAAaggaaacataaaaaaagtaaaatatatatatatataaatatatatatataaatatatatatataaatatatatatgtaagtgcttatatatatatatatatatatatatttttttttttttttatgttgttTCATACATACAAATTAGCTTCatgctttatttttttataattaacatttggtttattata contains:
- a CDS encoding cytoplasmic dynein intermediate chain, putative, coding for MNLPVYNMESISECDILKPIDESERIELENKINEQMVELEVKKKYLEELKKRQHSVKEKNNIHSFNNVVEEYPDPNKMLCNFLESLENNTNDNNNHHHNDKESKEQVNDLSIYSEYDYDNKKKTTKKENFTYTEQFFTHPNSMDNIMMNKSFLFQKKKNSIPNFNFHIDLFNKQTKNVIHIQPKGINYFDKSIQVDLLENNEIYLLDNHINKKINKMEKKENIEKMENIEKLGNIKKTSLCYSTEDKSEGDSKSHHKNKIKHTNDTSIHNDDKKKEIKGGNKNNEINKNLEENYNKQNGHHNYIYDENNTTFNYNDNKNNSVYVEHNDNRFNAYNNSTHLKSMNVEKKKDEILKSSSFLYFLENSSKIVERVLGEQDLFDCTYTYDNNDMLENTQDVDKLKLMNTYYCKKYINGRGITDVRTSNIYNELFLASYGLSECSNCIEPEGYVLLWNVTMKNRPEYVFTSESSVCTALFNKFHPHLIIGGTYTGNVVLWDIRASLKPIQQTLLTSQGHMHSIYCAEIIGTQNSHNLITADTDGRLCNWSLSMFTYPSNTIDLKKGNREISCTTFAFPEGDINTLYGGTEDGTLFQAQIHGMKVGIINSDIIHDGPITSAQFHPSLDEMNDNNDLILTSSVDWTCQLLSIKNIKNPLIVFDSFEDYIMDIKWSPTHPALFSTCSSNGKIKLWNILYDTESSFYEASLDNSSTNKLAWSHDGKRLIAADTQGCLTLWNASSEIYQPKFEDLNKFDEHMQTLKAERIADTTSEKET